The genomic region GCAAAATATGAAAAAACGTACGATTTTGATCTTTCGAACCTTGAGCCTGTAGTGACCGTCGGCTATAAGCCGGATCAAATAAAAACCGTAAAAGAAATGTCGGGTACAAAGGTAGACCAAATATACATAGGAAGCTGCACCAACGGCCGCATTTCAGACCTGCGCATTGCCGCAAAAATACTTAAGGGGAAAAAACTTGCAGCAGGAGTCCGCGGAATAGTAAGTCCTGCGACTCCAAAGGTATATAAAACGGCTCTTGACGAAGGAATCATATCGGTCTTTCTTGACGCCGGATTTTGCGTAACCAATCCTACGTGCGGAGCCTGCTTGGGAATGAGTAATGGAGTTCTTGCGGAAGGAGAAGTGTGCGCCTCTACCACGAACCGTAATTTTAACGGTAGAATGGGAAAGGGAGGAATGGTGCACTTGATGAGTCCCGCGACGGCTGCCGCTACGGCGATTTCAGGCGTGATTACCAATTCTTCTTTGTATAAATAATACATCTTACAGGAGTGATCCTATGAAACAATTTGGCGGAGAAGTGCTTTTTTTAGACCGTGCCGACATCAACACTGATGAAATTATTCCGGCAAAATATCTTACCGAAAATACTAAAGAGGCGCTAAAACCCTATCTGTTGGAAGATCTTAAACTTGAAAACTTTAATCCTAAGACGGACATCGCGGGTAAAAAAGTTATTATCACGCGCGAAAATTTCGGCTGCGGTTCTTCCAGAGAACACGCGCCGTGGGCTCTGGAAGTAAACGGTATCTATGCCGTAGTGGCGGTCAACTTTGCGCGTATTTTCAGGCAGAATATGTATAACTGCGGAATGCTCGCCGTCGAACTTGATAAAAAATCCATTGACGACATGTTTAAAACATTCGCCGCAAAAGAAACCGAATGCAAAATCGTATTAAATGACAGCGGAGACGCAAAGGTAAAACTTATCGCGGGAAGTCTTTCAAAAAGCTACGCGTTCAAACTGGACAATTTTGAAAAGGCTCTTGTAGAAAACGAAGGATGGGTCGGTTACGCAGACAAAAAGTATTAACCTTCTCTTTCAACAAGTCCCCGCTTCAAAAGCTCCTTCAATATTATGTCGACTATCCGATCGGGCGCATACTTTAAAGTGTCTATCTTAAGATCCGCAAATTCATAATCGTCGTTGTCGATCTTATAGAGCCGTAAATACCTGGCGGAGTCCTGAGAGTCGCGCATAAGCGTAAAGGACTTTACTTCTTCAAACTCCCCTCCTTCGCGCTTTAATATGCGTTTTACCCGCTCATCGGGAGAAGCTATAAGATATATTTTTAAGTCGGCTTCTTTAAGCATCCAAATCGCAAGACGGGAAGCTAAAACGCAGGACTCCTTTCGTGCAAGCTCCAGCTGTCTAGTGTCAATTTCAATGTCGTATGAATCGTCCGTCTTTGCATTTTCCATAACTTGAGCCAAACTTATGCCTTTTTCAGCTGCAAGCTGTCTGAATGTAAAATTGATCAGTTTTATTCCAAGTCCTTCCGCCAAAAGCTTGCTTACGGTCGTATTTCCGCATCCTGACTTACCTGAAATTGCGATCCTAAGTTCTCTGCCCGAGGCTATTTTATAAGTTGTCATGCACGCTCCCCTGTTTTACGGAATGGAGTATAGCACATATCGGAAAACTTCGCACTCCGTGCTTGCTTCAAGCTTGTGCCCGGTTGAAGCGCATCCGGTCGCAAGCGACGCGGCGGAACGTAAAAAATCGTTTTTTACAAACGGCCATGATATCTGGAACCATAGGTCAAAATTTGATATGATAATTCGCCTGAATGTTGGCCTTAATTGTAAGCCGCGCATCCGTGCGCGGCTGCAGTCTAAAATATAAAAACTCAGAGTTTGAGCTGTTTAACTCACAAAATAACGATTTTGGAGGTCATTATTTTATGAAAGCGATACAAATTTCATCCGGAATATACAGTATTCATGCGGATATCGACGATAAAAACGCCCTTTTTGAAGGTTTCTGGCCTCTGCCTTATGGAGTTACGCTGAATTCCTACATAGTACAGGGTGAAAAAACGTGCCTCATCGATCTTTTTAAAGAATGGAGCGATTCTCTTGCCCAATACGAAGAGCAGCTTATTTCCATAGGCGTAAAACTTGAAGACATCGACTGTGTGGTGTTGAATCACCTTGAACCCGATCATACGGACTATTTACGCGAACTTAGAAGGCGAAACCCGAAAGTGCAAATCATATCTACCGAAAAAGGCGTGGCGATGCTGCAAAAATTCTTCGGAATAAGCGAAAACCTAAGGTCGGTAAAGACCGGCGACACTCTCGACCTCGGCGGAAGGACGCTTACTTTCTATGAAACACCGAATGTTCACTGGCCTGAGACGATGATGACCTTTGACAACGAAAGCGAAATTCTTTTCAGCTGCGACGGCTTCGGCTCTTACGGATCGCTAGGCGAAAAAGTTTTCGACGACGAGTTTTCGGCGGAAGAACACTTGAAATTCGAAAAAGAATGCCTTCGCTATTATTCAAACATAGTCGCAAGTTTCAGCCCCTTTGTAAAAAAAGCCGTAGAAAAATTAGCCGATCTTAAAATCAAGGTTGTCGCTCCAAGCCACGGAATAATATGGAGATCTGAACCTAAAAAAGTAATCGAACGTTATTTGCGCTACGCGGGCTACAACACGCCCGGTTCGGGACAAGACCAAGGGAGCTCTCTTGAAAAAGAGATTTGCATCGTCTGGAGTTCGATGTACGGATACACGAAAAAAGGACTTGACGCCGTTATCGAAGGGATAAAAGAGATCGGCGTTCCGTTTTCAATCCATCAGCTTCCGCAGACAAATTTTTCCTTTGTTTTGGCGGATGCGCTAAAATCGGCGGGACTTGTTATCGCAATGCCGACCTATGAATACAAGATGTTCCCGCCTATGGCGCATTTTATTGACCTTTGCGGAAGAAAACACATTACGGGGAAAAAAGTTCTTCGTATCGGCAGCTGGGGATGGGTAGGCGGTGCAAAAAAAGAATATGAAACTTCTACCGCCGCGCTGAATTGGGAGCAAGGCGCACAGATAGAATGGCAGGGAATTCCGAGTGAGGAAACTTTAAAAATTCTAAAAGAACAGGGAAAAGATCTTGCGCTGAAGATAAAGAATTCATAAAAATTTTGTGCCGTTTTGTTTGAAGCCGCGCTGCATACGTTGCGCGGCTCTTGAGATGCAAAACGGCACAATGGGTCAGTTTTTTATAACGAGAACCTAAGGCTGAGAGCTCCGGCCGGAATCTTTGCAGCGAAATCGTAGCTTAGGCTGAAGGTAAGATCGACAACGAAAATATTGAAACCTACGCCGCCGTAAAGCTGAGGCCTAATTCCTTCGACAAAGCTAGTGTCTCCGCTTCCGCTGAATTTCGTAGGAAGTAATCCCCAATTCTGAGCTTTTTGTAATAGGGCGGCATTTTGTCCGGTATATATTTTGCTCCAATCAGCGTCTATGCTCCAATCGACATTTGTCTTTGAAAACAAAACTCTGGCGCCTGCAAACGGAACAAGAAAAAGAACCTTTGAGGACACCTGTGATGAAACGAACAGCGTTGTGGAGTTAAAATCAAGATCCGCGGCGGCGCGACTGTCTTTTACGCTTACCCCGCCATTTGTGTAGTAAAAGCCGCCGCCCACCGAAACCTTAGGAGTGATCCCGCCGCCCTCTAAAAGAGCATAGCGCACATCTCCTCCGATCGTAAAAAAATCAATCGAAGCGGGATCAAAAATTCGGTCAAAAGCACCCATTTTCGACGTATCTATCGAACAAAATGTAAATCCTACGTCGAACGGGAACACAAAGCCGCCTACGCGAAAATCCGCCGTAACGGTGGGAAAAACGACGCCGTCATTTAACCCGTCCACACCAATTCCTAAGGCGTTTGCGGTGTCCTTGAGGCTTGATACGTCAAGGCGCGATACGCCTGTATTTATTCCGAAGCCGAAATGCGGAAGCGGAAGAATCTTTCCTATCCATGCTTCAGCCCAAACATTCTGCTGCGTCTGCGAATTCGGAAGGGAGTCTCCTATGTCGTCGCAAAAGTCGTTAAGTCCGGACTTCGCTGTTTTTATAGGATTCGTGACGTTTATACCGTAAGAAGAAAGGCTGTTGTAGGCAGCTATGATCTCTGCCGCGGCATTATTTACGTCGCCTACCGTCGCTCCATTAGCCGCGAGAGCTTGCTCAATAGCAGCCTTATTGGCGTTTATAATATCCGCAACCTCGTCGGGAACGGGTATGGATTGAGAACCTAATCCCCAGTCAAGAGTAACCGAGCCTGCAAAAACGCCTGAAGAAAAAACAAAGCCTGTCAGCGCCGAACATAAAATTTTTTTTATCGTTTTCATAAATTCACCTCCTATAAAAACTTTTCCAGCTACCCGCAGCAAGGCTTCCGGCTACCTGCAGTGAAGCTTTCGCAAAGGGTAACTTCCGAAAAAACGCTGCTATTTCGAACAATGCGCAGAAATCGCGAACGTCTCCTGATAAATGATAACACAAAACAGGACTTTAGTACAACATGTACGGTTTATTTGTAAATTTTGATTATGATTGTTGATTTTTTTCATTATTTACTATATTTACTATTATAGTAAGTATAGTAAGATAAAATGATTTGATCAGTGAGGTTACTATATATGTATAAATATTTAAAAAGATTCGGTCTTGCAGTTTTATTTTTTTTATCGGCTTTGATCGCATACTCTCAAGAAGCGTTAAAATCCTATGAAGAAGAATATTACGACTTTCTTTCACTGCAGGGGCTCGTCGAACGCCCTACCCTAAACTACAGAACTTTAAGCGATTCGGTATGGGAACTTTCCGAGGAAACTCAAAACGATTCGCGCAATATATGGAAAGACAAAAATCTCGGAACAACTCGTTTTATCGACGGCAATAAAAACCTTTCGTGGAAAATCCACGGCCCCGAATGGTATAACAGTTTTAACACCGCAGCCCCCTACGGGCAAAACGACGGAGCACTGTGGCAAGGTAAGGGTTATAACACAAGTCTTTCCGGCGGAGCGGGAATCGGAGCTTACGGATTTCAAGCCGTTTTTCTCCCTCAGCTAAGTTTCAGTCAAAATAAAGAATTTGACTTTATAAGTCCGTCCGTTTATTCCGGAAACGACTATAAAGATAAAGCCGATACATACGGATACTACGGAGTCACCTACAGTCTTGATGCGCCGCAGCGTTTCGGCGACAAGTCTTTTGCCGTCTTCAATTTCG from Treponema parvum harbors:
- a CDS encoding 3-isopropylmalate dehydratase small subunit gives rise to the protein MKQFGGEVLFLDRADINTDEIIPAKYLTENTKEALKPYLLEDLKLENFNPKTDIAGKKVIITRENFGCGSSREHAPWALEVNGIYAVVAVNFARIFRQNMYNCGMLAVELDKKSIDDMFKTFAAKETECKIVLNDSGDAKVKLIAGSLSKSYAFKLDNFEKALVENEGWVGYADKKY
- the cmk gene encoding (d)CMP kinase, with the protein product MTTYKIASGRELRIAISGKSGCGNTTVSKLLAEGLGIKLINFTFRQLAAEKGISLAQVMENAKTDDSYDIEIDTRQLELARKESCVLASRLAIWMLKEADLKIYLIASPDERVKRILKREGGEFEEVKSFTLMRDSQDSARYLRLYKIDNDDYEFADLKIDTLKYAPDRIVDIILKELLKRGLVEREG
- a CDS encoding FprA family A-type flavoprotein, with the protein product MKAIQISSGIYSIHADIDDKNALFEGFWPLPYGVTLNSYIVQGEKTCLIDLFKEWSDSLAQYEEQLISIGVKLEDIDCVVLNHLEPDHTDYLRELRRRNPKVQIISTEKGVAMLQKFFGISENLRSVKTGDTLDLGGRTLTFYETPNVHWPETMMTFDNESEILFSCDGFGSYGSLGEKVFDDEFSAEEHLKFEKECLRYYSNIVASFSPFVKKAVEKLADLKIKVVAPSHGIIWRSEPKKVIERYLRYAGYNTPGSGQDQGSSLEKEICIVWSSMYGYTKKGLDAVIEGIKEIGVPFSIHQLPQTNFSFVLADALKSAGLVIAMPTYEYKMFPPMAHFIDLCGRKHITGKKVLRIGSWGWVGGAKKEYETSTAALNWEQGAQIEWQGIPSEETLKILKEQGKDLALKIKNS